The genome window AGCGGGCGTTGGATGAGATCCGCGAGCCTGAGACCAAACAGGGAGATATCTGGCGTCTTGGGAAGCATCTGCTGATGTGTGGTGATTCAACCAGTCAGCAGGACGTGAAATTGCTCATGGACGGGGATAAGGCTTCACTGGTTGTCACTGACCCTCCGTATAACGTGGCATTCAAAAGCGAATCTGCGGAACTGGCTGCTGACGGCAGGGAGAGCATCATGAATGATGACATGCCCATGGAGCAATTCGAGGAGTTTCTTGGGCATGTATTCCGGAACTATTCGACCCACATGGATAATAAAGCAGCTATTTATGTTTTCCATCCATCCAGCTATCAACGTGAGTTTGAAACCAAAATGAACGAAGCAGGCATTGTGGTCCGTACCCAATGTGTCTGGGTAAAGAATGCAGCCACTTTCGGGTTTGCTCAGTACAAATACAAGCACGAGCCTGTCTTTTATGCGCATTTGAAAGGACAAGCCCCTGCATGGTATGGCGATCGCAAACAAACGACTGTCTGGCGATCAGGGCTTCCTGACGAGGAGCAAGTACCCGAAACAGTCTGGGAGGTCTCGCGTGGTGACGTCAGCAAGTATGTTCACCCAACCCAGAAACCTCTTGAGCTACTGGCGATCCCGATCGGTAACAGTAGCCAAAAGGACGATATCGTTGTGGATCTTTTCGGCGGCAGTGGCTCCACACTCATGACCTGCGAGCAGATGAGACGCAGTTGCAGAACCATGGAGCTGGATCCAAAATTCTGTGATGTGATCAAAAGGCGCTTTAAACACATGACAGGCATCGAGCCGCTTCTGGTCAACACTCAACCAGAAGCAGTCTAATACATTTAATTCTATGTATTTTGCTTTTTCAACTCTTCAAGAATTTCTTTTTGGAGTTTTTGAATTTCGTAGGCTCTATTTGATTCATCAATACCGTGTTTTACAGCAGTTTTAATGACTAAATATGCAATAAACGCAGCAAAAGCATAAATACCTATTCCGATTAATATGCCCATGGATATCTTTCCTCTCCTTATAAGATATAGGAGGACGCGCTAACGTCCCCCCAAGCATCCGGGTCACCCCGGCTGAGATAGCGAAACCTGCGGCCGCAGTTGTCATCATCACTCGCTATCTCGTTTTCCATTTTACAGGAAAGCCGAGGGTGTCACAATGAAAAACACAAACGGTTGTTCCCTATCCGGTACAGATGATCTGCTCCTTCAGCACGAAGTTGGTATCATGGAGGGCATCCTTGAGTCCAAGGAGCAGTACCGTAAAGTCGTAAAAGCAGCCATAGGTAAATGGGTGAAGGACTTCCAGTCTGGCCACATTGAAATCAAAACGGTTGATGACCTG of Brevibacillus choshinensis contains these proteins:
- a CDS encoding site-specific DNA-methyltransferase produces the protein MDIRKIPVSMIKAAEYNPRIDLQPGDPEYEKLKRSLEEFGYVEPLVWNERTGNLVGGHQRFKILTYEQHAAEVEVSVVNLDDTREKALNLALNKISGAWDEEKLAQVLADLQESDLDISLSGFDDEEVTELLSEYMDIQVEDPVVDDDFDVQRALDEIREPETKQGDIWRLGKHLLMCGDSTSQQDVKLLMDGDKASLVVTDPPYNVAFKSESAELAADGRESIMNDDMPMEQFEEFLGHVFRNYSTHMDNKAAIYVFHPSSYQREFETKMNEAGIVVRTQCVWVKNAATFGFAQYKYKHEPVFYAHLKGQAPAWYGDRKQTTVWRSGLPDEEQVPETVWEVSRGDVSKYVHPTQKPLELLAIPIGNSSQKDDIVVDLFGGSGSTLMTCEQMRRSCRTMELDPKFCDVIKRRFKHMTGIEPLLVNTQPEAV